The following are encoded in a window of Desulfovibrio sp. TomC genomic DNA:
- a CDS encoding UvrD-helicase domain-containing protein, translating into MLEITDEDITLAEAKLLPPGCSFDEERRAFIRSLYSCDVIACPGSGKTTALLAKLLILGKKVSFLKGGGICVLTHTNVAINEIKKRLGDEADKLLSYPNFFGTIQSFVDRYLASPCFIKLFNKRLTAIDTEYYLHKLTSECMASRARPWISKQVQGPGYDSPSDLLKKIQLDSSTLTFDLKPIKLANTTTITHIAITHACKKIFESGIISHRQAYNLAKYYLQNHPALDDLFSARFKFVLIDEMQDSYGHQIDILDALFSGPRSVVQKLGDPNQAIFSTPTDSEMEWRPRDGALTFSRSMRFGQNISTVASKVRTLRHIPLLGNDNVNSHKPHIITYNDFCMDCTIQSFGKLIRNLGLDEDASINNKVFKAIGWVGKQKETTCIPHYWQSYTPHKKNIAKFCSFRSYIKSYEGLHCGAHSPKIFQRLLYEGIANLVNRCNTAEGIPFTAHQFKNWLKTNNSELYLQINSTISQWFLEYLLGKSEDKIIDEATVLLDPLIAHCSDKGMALDFISSTTIDDACQQDFACNFVDCISDIQIEVGTVHSAKGETHTATLFLSTFYHKDDIKYITPFLLEKPVQRTMGVRLKSCIKISHVAMSRPTHLFAMACHENNIADYQSEFSDNGWVIVSVESLMT; encoded by the coding sequence ATGCTTGAAATAACCGACGAGGATATAACACTTGCTGAAGCCAAGCTATTGCCGCCAGGTTGTAGTTTTGATGAAGAGCGAAGAGCGTTTATTCGATCGCTATACTCATGCGATGTAATCGCTTGCCCAGGAAGCGGAAAGACGACGGCCCTGCTCGCAAAGTTATTGATTCTAGGGAAAAAAGTATCTTTTCTTAAGGGTGGCGGAATCTGTGTTCTAACTCATACCAACGTTGCAATCAATGAGATCAAGAAAAGACTTGGAGACGAAGCCGACAAGCTTCTTAGTTATCCAAATTTCTTTGGCACAATTCAATCATTTGTTGATCGCTACTTGGCCTCACCTTGTTTCATTAAATTGTTCAACAAGCGCCTAACTGCAATCGATACAGAATACTACCTTCACAAACTCACCAGCGAATGCATGGCTTCCAGGGCTCGCCCTTGGATCTCAAAACAGGTTCAAGGACCAGGCTATGATAGTCCCTCTGACCTATTAAAAAAAATACAGCTGGACTCTAGCACGCTAACATTCGATTTGAAACCTATTAAACTTGCAAATACTACAACAATTACTCACATCGCCATTACCCATGCCTGCAAAAAAATCTTTGAGTCCGGAATCATAAGCCATAGGCAGGCATACAATCTTGCAAAATATTACCTACAGAACCATCCAGCACTGGATGATTTGTTCAGTGCTAGGTTTAAATTTGTTCTCATAGACGAAATGCAAGACAGCTATGGACATCAAATTGACATTTTAGATGCTCTTTTTTCCGGGCCCAGGTCTGTTGTTCAAAAATTAGGAGATCCAAATCAGGCGATCTTTTCTACGCCCACAGATAGCGAAATGGAATGGAGACCTCGCGATGGAGCACTAACATTTTCAAGATCCATGAGATTTGGGCAGAACATTTCAACAGTTGCGTCAAAAGTAAGAACTTTGCGTCATATTCCGCTCCTTGGCAACGACAATGTCAATTCTCATAAACCACATATTATTACATACAATGACTTTTGCATGGATTGCACTATTCAATCTTTCGGAAAACTAATCCGAAACCTCGGCTTAGACGAAGATGCGTCTATAAACAACAAAGTATTCAAAGCTATCGGATGGGTCGGAAAGCAAAAAGAAACAACTTGTATACCTCATTACTGGCAAAGTTACACTCCACACAAAAAAAATATCGCTAAATTTTGTTCATTCAGATCGTATATTAAATCATACGAAGGCTTACACTGCGGAGCACATTCCCCAAAGATATTCCAACGACTTTTATACGAAGGAATTGCGAACTTAGTCAACCGATGCAACACAGCAGAGGGTATCCCGTTCACAGCACACCAATTTAAAAATTGGCTTAAAACCAACAACAGCGAACTCTATTTACAAATTAATTCAACGATTTCTCAATGGTTTTTAGAGTACTTGCTAGGAAAATCTGAGGACAAGATCATAGACGAGGCGACTGTCTTATTGGATCCATTAATTGCCCATTGCAGCGACAAGGGGATGGCATTGGACTTTATATCTTCTACAACCATTGACGACGCTTGTCAGCAAGATTTTGCATGCAATTTTGTTGATTGCATATCTGATATACAAATTGAAGTCGGGACAGTTCATTCTGCGAAAGGAGAAACTCACACCGCAACACTTTTTTTAAGTACATTTTATCACAAAGATGATATTAAATATATCACTCCTTTCCTTTTAGAAAAACCAGTACAACGAACAATGGGGGTTCGCTTAAAATCTTGCATAAAAATTTCTCATGTGGCAATGAGCCGCCCAACACATCTTTTTGCCATGGCTTGTCATGAAAACAATATCGCTGACTATCAGAGTGAATTTTCAGACAATGGCTGGGTAATCGTCTCTGTTGAGAGTCTGATGACTTAA
- a CDS encoding HAD family hydrolase, whose amino-acid sequence MEPRQIKGVLFDAFGTLCRIESPRLPYRSIMKRWENGAADCYQAIMTRDASLVEFAGEAGLSQEETALLEAHVAEETDSMRLFPDAPRTLQALREHGLKIAVVSNLAKPYGAPFLKLLPFEPDVRAFSYEVGARKPETLLYQYAWEGLGCTPEELLMVGDSLKNDYQVPRVLGLHALWLDREAASLQGENGHVINSLQSVIGYLGIVS is encoded by the coding sequence ATGGAGCCACGGCAAATCAAAGGCGTGCTTTTCGACGCCTTCGGCACGTTGTGCCGCATCGAATCCCCCCGGCTCCCCTACCGCTCGATCATGAAGCGATGGGAGAACGGAGCGGCCGATTGCTACCAAGCCATCATGACACGTGATGCATCCTTGGTGGAATTCGCCGGCGAGGCAGGGCTGTCCCAGGAAGAAACCGCTCTCCTCGAAGCGCATGTGGCCGAGGAAACGGACTCCATGCGTCTTTTTCCCGACGCCCCGCGAACGCTGCAAGCGCTCCGTGAACATGGCCTCAAGATCGCGGTGGTCTCCAATCTCGCCAAGCCCTATGGCGCGCCATTTCTCAAGCTTCTGCCCTTTGAGCCGGATGTCCGCGCCTTTTCCTACGAGGTCGGCGCGCGTAAGCCAGAGACGCTGCTCTATCAGTATGCCTGGGAAGGGCTCGGCTGTACGCCAGAGGAGCTCCTCATGGTCGGCGATTCGCTGAAAAACGATTATCAGGTCCCCCGTGTTCTTGGGCTCCACGCCTTATGGCTTGATCGGGAGGCCGCTTCCCTCCAGGGGGAGAATGGGCATGTTATCAATTCCCTCCAAAGCGTTATTGGCTACCTGGGGATCGTCAGTTGA
- a CDS encoding ATP-dependent nuclease, whose translation MYLSSIRIWNFRKFGSIVMENVSLPGIVVPLNNGLNVLIGENDSGKSAIIDAIRLTLGTQSKDWFHLEDSDFHFDGIKRAQELKIECVFEKFTNEEAAPFLEWIDIDNSSGVPEYSLRLTYVARRTPDRISRELRAGSDPDGQSIFSAALDLLRIVYLKPLRDAESELAPSGRSRLAQILKAHTVFQKEDGKKHALEEIISEANNSVEKYFTDDDEASAILNTINTHLVNFLHPSTKQESEINISGSELQSILKRLSLVYQGESAGLGSLNLLYIAAELLLQQNTSRNELKLTIIEELEAHLHPQAQLRLVKYLETETQGQLILSTHSTTLASSLKLKNLIICKDGKAFPMGSAFTKLKKNNYDFLERFLDATKSNLFFAKGVILVEGDAENILLPTIATLIGRPLHQYGVSIVNVGSTAFLHYSKIFDRSDGQNMGIPVAIITDRDVCPYEVQIENHTGTDNIPTIESIKQGISDKGESIETRLGSGCAKVFISPHWTLEYEISLTKQLQKIFLKSILMSEKIQNAKDGAPKRQKIEEAKETANELFDEWRAELSQHSRKKEIIAKRIYTDIMLKKDISKAVVAQTFAKNIKQEYAKSSEDIISRLYQPAMRYLVNAIIHVTAALEDQPDA comes from the coding sequence ATGTACCTATCGAGCATACGAATTTGGAATTTTCGAAAATTTGGGTCAATTGTAATGGAAAACGTCTCATTGCCAGGGATTGTTGTTCCACTCAACAATGGGTTAAATGTCCTTATTGGTGAGAATGATTCTGGAAAATCTGCAATTATTGACGCCATTCGACTTACTCTAGGGACTCAAAGCAAAGATTGGTTTCACCTTGAAGACTCAGATTTTCATTTTGATGGAATAAAACGTGCACAAGAACTAAAAATAGAGTGCGTATTTGAAAAATTTACCAACGAAGAAGCAGCTCCCTTCCTAGAGTGGATTGATATTGATAATTCTTCAGGCGTCCCTGAATACTCACTTCGTTTAACATACGTTGCTCGCCGGACTCCTGATCGCATCTCTCGAGAGCTTAGAGCGGGATCTGATCCGGATGGACAATCCATTTTTAGTGCAGCGCTAGATTTACTCAGAATTGTATACCTTAAACCTCTTCGCGATGCCGAGAGCGAATTAGCTCCAAGCGGAAGATCTCGATTAGCTCAGATCCTGAAAGCTCACACTGTCTTTCAAAAAGAGGATGGCAAAAAACATGCGCTTGAAGAAATTATTTCTGAAGCCAATAATAGTGTCGAGAAATATTTCACCGACGACGATGAGGCTTCCGCAATTCTCAACACAATAAATACTCACCTCGTTAATTTTCTACATCCATCAACAAAACAAGAATCAGAGATAAACATCTCGGGAAGCGAGCTTCAAAGTATCTTAAAACGTTTAAGTCTTGTATATCAAGGAGAGTCGGCCGGGTTAGGCTCATTAAATCTCTTATACATCGCAGCCGAACTTCTATTACAACAAAACACCTCTCGTAATGAGTTAAAGCTTACAATAATTGAAGAGCTTGAAGCTCACTTGCATCCTCAAGCACAACTGCGGCTGGTAAAATACCTAGAGACAGAAACTCAAGGCCAACTTATTCTTTCAACACACAGCACAACACTTGCATCGAGCCTAAAACTAAAAAATCTTATCATCTGCAAAGATGGCAAAGCCTTCCCCATGGGTAGTGCCTTCACTAAACTAAAGAAAAATAATTACGATTTTTTAGAACGTTTCTTAGATGCTACAAAATCGAACTTGTTTTTTGCGAAGGGGGTAATCCTCGTAGAAGGCGATGCAGAAAATATTTTGTTGCCGACGATCGCCACACTTATTGGACGCCCTCTTCATCAATACGGAGTTTCTATTGTAAATGTTGGAAGCACAGCATTTCTTCATTACTCAAAGATTTTTGATCGCAGCGACGGTCAAAATATGGGAATTCCTGTCGCCATAATCACAGACCGTGACGTTTGCCCGTATGAAGTTCAAATTGAAAATCATACAGGCACAGACAATATACCAACAATTGAAAGCATAAAACAAGGAATTTCAGACAAAGGCGAATCAATAGAAACTCGGCTTGGATCAGGATGTGCAAAAGTATTTATCTCTCCCCATTGGACATTAGAGTATGAGATCTCGCTCACAAAGCAGTTACAAAAAATATTTTTAAAGTCCATTCTTATGTCAGAAAAAATTCAAAACGCTAAAGATGGGGCACCGAAACGCCAAAAAATTGAAGAGGCAAAAGAAACAGCCAATGAGCTCTTCGACGAATGGCGAGCGGAGCTGTCACAACATTCGAGAAAAAAAGAAATTATTGCGAAAAGAATATACACCGATATAATGCTTAAAAAGGACATTTCGAAAGCTGTTGTTGCTCAAACTTTTGCAAAAAATATTAAACAGGAATACGCAAAAAGCAGCGAAGATATAATATCACGTCTTTATCAACCAGCAATGAGATACCTAGTCAATGCAATCATCCATGTCACGGCGGCTCTTGAGGACCAGCCAGATGCTTGA